One genomic region from Shewanella aestuarii encodes:
- the metA gene encoding homoserine O-acetyltransferase MetA produces the protein MPVRIPDNLPAAEILESENIFVMSETRAANQDIRPMRVLILNLMPNKIETETQLLRLLGNTPLQVDVDLLRIHDKESKHTSIDHMNTFYRDFEHVRHNNYDGLIITGAPLGQIDFEDVVYWEHIKEIIDWSQEHVTSVLFLCWAAHAGLFHLYGINRSLLEQKRSGVFNHTRTSEPHPLLRGFDDEFFAPHSRYAEVNINDLHQHAEIEVLAQSPEAGAYIALSRNNRNLFVMGHPEYQKNTLNDEYQRDLGLGINPKIPSNYYRDNDPSQEPIARWHSHGSLLVSNWLNYYVYQLTPYDLSDMSAMTPWETKK, from the coding sequence ATGCCTGTAAGAATTCCAGATAATTTACCCGCTGCCGAGATTTTAGAGTCAGAGAACATCTTTGTGATGTCAGAAACACGCGCTGCAAATCAGGATATTCGTCCGATGCGTGTACTTATCTTGAATTTAATGCCCAATAAAATTGAAACTGAAACCCAATTATTACGCCTACTTGGTAACACACCATTGCAAGTTGATGTGGATTTACTGCGCATCCATGATAAAGAATCTAAACATACCTCGATTGATCACATGAATACCTTTTATCGTGATTTTGAACACGTGCGTCACAACAATTACGATGGTTTAATTATTACTGGCGCGCCTTTAGGACAAATTGATTTTGAAGATGTGGTCTATTGGGAGCACATCAAAGAAATTATTGATTGGTCTCAAGAACATGTCACTTCAGTATTATTTTTATGCTGGGCGGCACATGCAGGTTTGTTCCACTTATATGGTATTAATCGCAGTTTGCTTGAACAGAAACGCTCAGGCGTATTTAACCATACCCGCACCAGTGAACCACATCCGTTACTACGCGGCTTTGATGATGAGTTTTTTGCGCCGCATTCACGTTATGCTGAAGTGAATATTAACGATTTACATCAACATGCAGAGATTGAAGTATTAGCCCAGTCGCCTGAAGCTGGAGCGTATATTGCGCTGAGCCGAAATAATCGAAATTTGTTTGTTATGGGGCACCCTGAATATCAAAAAAACACCTTGAATGATGAATATCAGCGTGATCTTGGGCTAGGTATTAATCCTAAAATACCCAGCAATTATTATCGGGATAATGATCCAAGCCAAGAACCTATTGCTCGCTGGCATAGCCATGGCAGTTTGTTAGTCAGTAACTGGCTCAATTATTATGTTTACCAGTTAACGCCATATGACTTGTCTGATATGAGCGCTATGACACCTTGGGAAACAAAAAAATAG
- a CDS encoding GGDEF domain-containing protein yields MDFAIATELYPDDYQYSSDNFLKSDSEIDLVKVIQQLHGSLDPRTVFACYGKIIGQHLPVTAIQIYIGEQKYTWGRLQGIALHRNITVDNVNVALHYYLSKPLGLQHIEQLIQLETLVSLPLHNALKHKQMSNHAMFDALTGLGNRFYFHKYIQKALARANRRQSQVSLIVLDIDKFKSINDQFGHLIGDSLLISFSELISESIRDTDHAFRIGGDEFVIVAEGDVQAASLVCQRIIDNQSLHTELVDYHVQCSLGIAQAKSQEEVDSLFHRADEAMYTAKAAGRNCFSISEDLIG; encoded by the coding sequence ATGGATTTTGCAATTGCTACCGAACTTTATCCTGATGATTATCAGTATAGTTCAGACAATTTCCTTAAATCTGACTCAGAAATTGACTTAGTCAAAGTGATACAACAACTGCATGGGAGTTTAGATCCTAGAACAGTTTTTGCCTGCTATGGCAAAATCATAGGCCAACATTTGCCGGTTACTGCAATCCAAATATATATTGGCGAACAAAAATACACTTGGGGTCGACTACAAGGCATAGCGCTGCATCGCAACATCACTGTCGATAATGTGAATGTCGCCTTACATTATTACCTCAGTAAACCATTAGGCTTACAGCATATTGAGCAGTTAATACAACTGGAAACCTTAGTCAGCCTACCATTGCATAACGCCCTTAAACATAAACAAATGTCTAATCATGCCATGTTTGATGCACTTACCGGATTAGGCAATCGTTTTTATTTTCATAAATATATACAAAAAGCGTTGGCTCGCGCTAATCGTCGTCAAAGCCAAGTTTCGCTTATCGTGCTTGATATTGATAAGTTTAAAAGTATCAACGATCAATTCGGTCACCTAATTGGCGACTCACTGTTAATCAGTTTTTCGGAGTTAATTAGCGAGTCAATTCGAGATACAGACCACGCCTTTCGAATTGGCGGCGATGAATTTGTGATTGTGGCTGAAGGTGACGTACAAGCGGCAAGTCTTGTTTGTCAACGAATTATAGATAACCAAAGTCTGCACACTGAATTAGTCGATTACCATGTGCAGTGTAGTTTAGGGATCGCACAAGCAAAATCACAAGAGGAAGTAGACAGTCTATTTCATCGCGCTGATGAAGCTATGTATACCGCCAAAGCGGCAGGTAGAAACTGCTTTAGCATATCAGAAGACTTAATAGGCTAA
- a CDS encoding CoA-acylating methylmalonate-semialdehyde dehydrogenase: MTTQVKHYINGEFTIGTGTTNIDVTNPANNKVIAKINCATQAEVASAIESAKIAFKAWKEVPVSERARVMLRYQHLLKEHHDEIATILAQETGKTFEDAKGDVWRGIEVAEHACNVASLMMGETVENVARSIDTYSYTQPLGVCAGITPFNFPAMIPLWMFPLAIACGNTFILKPSEQDPMTPQRLVELFVEAGAPKGVLQLIHGDKTAVDMLLTDPAIKAISFVGSVGVGQYIYKTGTDNLKRVQAFAGAKNHCVIMPDANKQQVINNLVGASVGAAGQRCMAISVAVFVGKAKEWIPELKEALAKVRPGLWNDENAAYGPVISPAAKARVLKLIAQGKQEGAECLLDGSDFTVEGYESGNWVGPTMFTKVTTEMSIYQEEIFGPVLCCMEVDSIDDAIELVNNSPYGNGTSIFTASGGAARKYQHEIEVGQVGINVPIPVPLPFFSFTGWKGSFYGDQHAYGKQAVRFYTETKTITSRWFESDAVSGPNMSINLK; encoded by the coding sequence ATGACAACTCAAGTAAAGCATTATATCAATGGTGAATTCACCATAGGCACTGGCACAACCAATATTGATGTGACTAACCCTGCCAATAACAAAGTAATTGCCAAGATTAATTGTGCAACTCAAGCAGAAGTCGCCAGTGCGATTGAAAGCGCAAAAATTGCGTTTAAAGCATGGAAGGAAGTGCCTGTTTCTGAACGTGCAAGGGTGATGTTACGTTATCAGCATCTTTTAAAAGAGCATCACGATGAAATTGCGACCATTTTGGCGCAAGAGACGGGCAAAACCTTTGAAGATGCTAAAGGTGATGTGTGGCGTGGTATTGAAGTAGCAGAACATGCCTGTAATGTAGCTTCATTAATGATGGGCGAAACCGTTGAAAATGTTGCCCGTAGTATTGATACCTATTCCTATACTCAACCTTTGGGTGTGTGTGCAGGTATTACACCATTTAACTTTCCAGCAATGATCCCTTTGTGGATGTTCCCACTCGCCATTGCCTGCGGAAACACCTTTATTTTAAAGCCTTCAGAACAAGATCCAATGACACCTCAACGCCTAGTCGAGTTGTTTGTTGAGGCTGGCGCGCCAAAAGGCGTACTTCAGCTTATCCATGGTGATAAAACGGCAGTTGATATGCTACTAACTGACCCCGCCATTAAGGCGATTTCATTTGTTGGTTCAGTGGGCGTAGGGCAATACATCTACAAAACTGGCACGGATAATTTAAAACGTGTGCAAGCTTTTGCTGGAGCTAAAAACCATTGCGTTATTATGCCAGATGCCAACAAACAACAAGTGATTAACAACTTAGTGGGTGCTTCTGTTGGCGCAGCAGGTCAGCGCTGTATGGCTATCTCTGTAGCTGTGTTTGTTGGGAAAGCCAAAGAGTGGATCCCTGAGTTAAAAGAAGCGCTAGCGAAGGTTCGCCCCGGCTTATGGAATGATGAAAACGCCGCTTATGGTCCGGTAATTAGCCCTGCAGCTAAGGCGCGCGTGTTAAAACTGATTGCACAAGGTAAACAGGAAGGCGCCGAATGCTTACTTGATGGTAGTGATTTTACCGTTGAAGGGTACGAGTCAGGTAACTGGGTTGGCCCGACAATGTTTACTAAAGTCACCACCGAGATGAGCATTTATCAAGAAGAGATTTTTGGCCCAGTTTTGTGCTGCATGGAAGTTGACAGCATAGATGATGCGATTGAACTGGTTAATAACAGTCCATACGGTAATGGCACCTCTATTTTCACCGCATCAGGTGGCGCAGCGCGTAAATATCAACACGAGATTGAAGTCGGTCAGGTAGGCATTAACGTCCCCATTCCTGTGCCATTGCCATTTTTCTCGTTTACTGGTTGGAAAGGCAGTTTCTATGGCGACCAGCATGCTTATGGTAAGCAAGCCGTTCGTTTTTACACTGAAACTAAAACCATTACATCTCGCTGGTTTGAGAGCGATGCGGTAAGTGGGCCTAATATGAGCATAAACCTTAAATAA
- a CDS encoding RNA-guided endonuclease InsQ/TnpB family protein, translated as MKKTLRYNFRFKPTVEQEAKLAEFGACARGVWNLLLSENVRRYRYDKTFLFYDEMAGLLRDLKMFEEFSWLKAFDSAASQQVARDLDTALKNSSNKGRAQQFPTFKISFKLKRLHDDSFRCVNNNDCIRIEKGAISIPKVGKIPIVLHRKLASKIKTATVKMRHGNWYVSLTQEVECKSAKQVLSTLVGYDINSQYTVVGSNGWYVKNPKAFKKASSKLKQIQVQLSRRTKGSNRWQKTKSRLNKLHGKISRQRLAFAHEVSCSIAKSSDIIVFEDLNVKGMQQFNGQMVNDNVMGLITLLTQYKAELNGAVYHEIGRYVKSSGICSECGHEHKFDLSVREFSCERCKAMQCRDLAAAKSVADTGKKDLMASGILVRALPKSQQKSPLKTKVFE; from the coding sequence ATGAAAAAAACACTCAGATACAACTTTAGGTTTAAGCCGACAGTAGAACAAGAAGCCAAACTCGCTGAGTTTGGGGCATGCGCCCGTGGCGTATGGAACTTGTTGTTATCTGAAAATGTGCGTCGATATCGATATGATAAAACGTTTTTGTTTTACGACGAAATGGCTGGACTTCTCCGTGATTTGAAAATGTTCGAGGAGTTTTCATGGCTTAAAGCCTTTGACTCTGCGGCTTCTCAGCAGGTAGCTCGTGACCTTGATACAGCACTAAAAAATTCCTCTAACAAAGGCCGAGCTCAGCAATTTCCGACTTTTAAAATTAGCTTTAAACTGAAAAGACTTCACGACGATAGCTTTCGATGTGTCAATAATAACGACTGCATCCGCATTGAAAAAGGCGCGATTAGCATTCCGAAAGTTGGCAAAATACCAATTGTTTTGCACCGAAAATTAGCCAGCAAAATTAAGACGGCAACTGTCAAAATGCGCCACGGAAACTGGTATGTATCACTGACTCAAGAAGTTGAGTGTAAGAGCGCAAAACAAGTGTTATCAACGCTTGTGGGATATGACATTAATAGCCAATACACTGTTGTTGGCTCAAACGGTTGGTACGTTAAAAACCCGAAAGCTTTCAAGAAAGCATCATCAAAATTAAAACAAATTCAAGTCCAGTTGAGTCGCCGAACGAAAGGCTCAAATCGCTGGCAAAAAACCAAATCTCGTTTAAATAAACTTCACGGAAAAATCTCTCGCCAGCGCTTAGCGTTTGCTCACGAAGTATCATGTTCGATAGCCAAGAGCAGTGATATTATAGTGTTTGAGGATTTGAATGTGAAAGGAATGCAGCAATTTAACGGTCAGATGGTTAACGATAATGTGATGGGGTTAATCACACTATTAACCCAATACAAGGCTGAATTGAATGGCGCTGTTTACCATGAAATAGGTCGATACGTGAAATCGTCAGGCATTTGTAGCGAATGTGGACACGAACATAAATTCGATTTAAGTGTGCGAGAATTTTCCTGTGAAAGATGCAAAGCAATGCAGTGTAGAGATTTGGCCGCTGCTAAATCTGTTGCAGATACAGGCAAAAAAGATTTAATGGCGAGTGGGATACTTGTCAGGGCGCTGCCCAAATCTCAGCAGAAATCACCTCTTAAAACGAAAGTCTTTGAGTGA
- the ompW gene encoding outer membrane protein OmpW: MNKKLTLSLVAASLLSAGVSSMAVAHEAGDFIFRVGAVNVSPNESSPVVAEIAEFGVNDNTQVGLNFAYMLSDNWGLELLAATPFSHDVSLGALGKIAETKHLPPTLVAQYYFGNAQSKLRPYIGVGVNFTNFFDNDFTNDLDGALTDLSLSNSWGFAAQVGFDYQFNDNWLFNASVWYADISTDVSFNLGEEHLVVDTDINPMVYMVSFGYKF; this comes from the coding sequence ATGAATAAAAAATTAACCTTAAGTTTAGTTGCTGCTAGTTTACTTTCGGCTGGTGTTTCTTCAATGGCTGTTGCTCACGAAGCCGGTGATTTTATTTTCCGTGTTGGTGCCGTTAACGTGTCACCGAATGAGTCTAGCCCAGTAGTCGCAGAAATTGCTGAGTTTGGTGTTAATGACAATACCCAAGTGGGCTTGAATTTTGCTTACATGCTGTCAGATAATTGGGGTTTAGAGCTTTTAGCTGCAACGCCTTTTTCACATGATGTTTCTTTAGGCGCTTTAGGCAAAATTGCAGAAACTAAGCATTTACCACCTACCTTAGTTGCTCAATATTATTTCGGTAATGCACAGTCTAAATTACGTCCTTACATTGGTGTCGGTGTTAACTTCACCAACTTCTTTGATAATGACTTTACTAATGACTTAGACGGTGCCTTAACTGATTTGAGCTTAAGCAACTCTTGGGGCTTTGCAGCTCAAGTTGGTTTTGACTATCAATTTAATGATAATTGGTTATTTAATGCTTCTGTATGGTATGCCGATATTTCTACTGATGTGTCATTTAATTTAGGTGAAGAGCATCTTGTTGTAGATACCGATATCAACCCTATGGTTTATATGGTTAGCTTTGGCTACAAGTTTTAA
- a CDS encoding thiolase family protein — MNTQYADASSQGQDIVIVAAKRTPMGGFQGSLSAVTSPKLAATAIKALITQTSIAPDSIDEVFMGCVLPAGLGQAPARQATLGADLPLSVGASTVNKVCGSGMKTVMLAHDAIKAGSCEVVIAGGMESMSQAPYLLDKARSGMRMGHGKVMDHMFLDGLEDAYTGGAMGTFAQKTADDFGLTREQMDNFALSSLEKANAAINSGAFKDEIVPVIVSDRRGDITIDTDEQPGNARPEKIPTLRPAFAKDGTITAANSSSISDGAAALMLMTREKAASLGLEVLATIKGHATHAQEPAMFTTAPVGAMSKLLDKVNWQKDEVDLFEINEAFAMVTMLAINELGLDASKVNVNGGACALGHPIGCSGARLLVTLIYALKARGLKRGVASLCIGGGEATAMAIEV, encoded by the coding sequence ATGAATACACAATATGCTGATGCAAGCAGTCAGGGCCAAGATATTGTTATCGTTGCAGCAAAACGTACCCCAATGGGTGGCTTTCAAGGTTCACTTTCAGCGGTGACATCCCCAAAATTGGCTGCCACAGCCATTAAAGCATTAATCACCCAAACAAGCATTGCACCAGACAGTATTGATGAAGTGTTTATGGGGTGTGTGTTACCAGCGGGTCTAGGTCAAGCGCCTGCTCGTCAAGCCACTTTAGGTGCTGATTTACCGCTATCGGTTGGCGCAAGCACAGTCAATAAAGTGTGTGGTTCGGGGATGAAAACCGTCATGTTAGCCCACGATGCAATTAAAGCCGGTAGCTGTGAAGTGGTTATTGCTGGTGGCATGGAAAGCATGAGCCAAGCGCCTTACTTATTGGATAAAGCCCGTAGTGGTATGCGTATGGGACATGGCAAAGTCATGGACCATATGTTTCTTGATGGATTAGAAGATGCCTACACAGGTGGTGCTATGGGCACATTTGCCCAAAAAACCGCCGATGACTTCGGGTTAACCCGTGAGCAAATGGATAACTTCGCCCTTAGCTCATTGGAAAAAGCCAATGCAGCTATCAATTCTGGCGCCTTTAAAGATGAAATTGTGCCAGTGATTGTGAGTGATCGTCGTGGCGATATCACTATTGATACTGACGAACAACCCGGCAATGCTCGTCCTGAAAAAATCCCGACGCTTCGCCCTGCCTTTGCGAAAGATGGCACTATTACGGCTGCAAACTCAAGCTCAATTTCAGATGGTGCCGCGGCATTAATGTTAATGACACGCGAAAAAGCCGCAAGTTTAGGTTTAGAGGTATTAGCCACCATTAAAGGCCATGCCACTCATGCACAAGAGCCTGCCATGTTTACTACTGCACCAGTTGGGGCAATGAGTAAACTGTTAGATAAGGTTAACTGGCAAAAAGATGAAGTTGATTTATTTGAAATTAATGAAGCGTTTGCCATGGTCACCATGTTGGCTATTAATGAATTAGGTTTAGATGCAAGCAAAGTGAATGTAAATGGTGGTGCTTGTGCTCTTGGTCATCCAATTGGTTGTTCAGGTGCTCGTTTATTGGTGACATTAATTTATGCCTTAAAAGCCCGTGGATTAAAGCGCGGCGTAGCATCACTTTGTATTGGTGGCGGTGAAGCCACTGCTATGGCGATCGAAGTATAA
- a CDS encoding monovalent cation:proton antiporter-2 (CPA2) family protein, with translation MEHGMFIHILFMLVIAISAIALLGRMGLPAILAYLLTGVVSGPSGFHWFTQHQMQSVAELGVVLLMFTLGLEFSVPRLWSMRRTVFGLGSAQVIFTTLIAGGIALLLGQTLVAAIVIGSAIALSSTAIVLKLMNEQGWLRRRHGELSVSVLLFQDLAVVPLLIILPLLASDSSEMNTSSIVSGLLTGILAFIGLMSFGKWVLPRIFDEVARSRSNELFVLSTLVVALVTGAFTQYLGLSMALGAFIAGMLLGESQYRRQLEADIRPFRDLLMGLFFISIGMLLDFSLVLQYWWQILTILIAATLLKIVIVYGLLKLVGEHAKVALSTAISLGQVGEFSFVVLALAVNYQLLESQVSTVLVAVAVISMSTAPWLVRHSVDIAKKFKDVKAAPSMESEPINLPAGDEDDFVIILGYGRVGQTIARFLKMEAVNYVVLDLDPTRVTEARTAGEPVYFGDACKMAILKRAGIRQASMVVITFAETRLVEEALAISRKLAPDAKILIRTKDDENLAEFKAAGATQVIPESLEGSLMLVSQVLYKCGVPLPRIIKRLETERRNHYQYLHGFFSGAETDFTLDLLHAVSLSASANCVGKKVIDVPWKELEVELRAVRRKGAETEPAPDDWILRKNDILMLVGKPRSIEKAEEYLLQG, from the coding sequence ATGGAACACGGTATGTTCATACATATTTTGTTTATGTTGGTTATTGCCATTTCGGCAATTGCACTTCTCGGCCGAATGGGTTTGCCTGCTATTCTTGCTTATCTGTTAACGGGGGTGGTCAGTGGCCCTAGTGGTTTTCATTGGTTTACCCAACATCAAATGCAATCCGTTGCCGAATTGGGAGTTGTGTTATTGATGTTTACCTTAGGGCTTGAGTTTTCAGTGCCTCGTTTATGGTCGATGCGCCGCACGGTATTTGGCCTGGGTAGCGCACAAGTTATCTTCACAACCTTGATAGCTGGCGGCATTGCACTCCTTTTAGGGCAAACATTAGTGGCTGCGATTGTAATTGGTTCTGCCATTGCCTTGTCATCTACCGCGATAGTGTTAAAACTGATGAACGAGCAAGGCTGGTTAAGACGCCGCCATGGTGAATTATCTGTCAGTGTATTGTTATTTCAAGATTTAGCCGTAGTGCCACTGCTAATTATATTGCCGTTATTGGCCAGTGATAGCAGTGAAATGAATACCAGCAGTATTGTGTCTGGTTTGCTGACCGGGATTTTGGCTTTTATTGGACTGATGTCATTTGGTAAATGGGTACTGCCTCGAATATTTGATGAAGTAGCTCGTTCTCGTTCAAATGAGTTATTTGTTCTTTCAACACTTGTTGTGGCTTTGGTGACCGGTGCATTTACTCAGTATTTGGGTTTGTCTATGGCGCTAGGGGCGTTTATTGCCGGTATGCTTTTGGGGGAAAGTCAGTATCGTCGTCAATTGGAAGCCGATATTCGACCTTTTCGAGATTTATTAATGGGGCTATTTTTTATCTCCATTGGGATGTTACTCGATTTCAGTTTAGTGCTGCAGTATTGGTGGCAAATATTAACCATTTTAATTGCAGCAACATTACTTAAAATTGTGATTGTCTATGGCTTGCTTAAATTAGTGGGCGAGCATGCCAAAGTGGCGTTAAGTACCGCAATAAGTTTAGGCCAGGTGGGTGAGTTTAGTTTTGTGGTGCTTGCGCTGGCGGTAAATTATCAATTACTCGAAAGCCAAGTAAGTACAGTATTGGTGGCGGTAGCCGTGATATCAATGTCTACAGCGCCATGGTTGGTACGTCATAGTGTGGACATCGCTAAAAAATTTAAAGACGTCAAGGCAGCACCGTCAATGGAATCAGAACCTATTAATCTGCCAGCTGGTGATGAAGATGACTTTGTGATTATTTTGGGTTACGGCCGTGTGGGTCAAACCATTGCCCGATTTTTGAAAATGGAGGCGGTTAATTATGTGGTGCTTGATTTAGATCCAACCAGAGTAACCGAAGCACGCACTGCTGGTGAACCGGTTTACTTTGGCGATGCCTGTAAAATGGCAATTTTAAAGCGCGCAGGGATCCGTCAAGCCAGTATGGTGGTCATTACCTTTGCTGAAACCAGACTAGTTGAAGAAGCATTGGCCATTAGTCGCAAGTTAGCTCCTGATGCAAAAATTCTTATTCGTACAAAAGATGATGAAAACTTAGCTGAATTTAAAGCAGCGGGTGCAACTCAAGTAATCCCAGAATCACTTGAGGGCAGTTTGATGCTGGTCTCGCAAGTGCTATATAAATGTGGTGTACCTTTGCCAAGGATTATAAAGCGCTTAGAAACCGAACGGCGTAATCATTACCAATATTTACATGGCTTCTTCTCTGGCGCTGAAACTGATTTCACTTTAGATTTGCTCCATGCGGTATCGTTAAGTGCCAGTGCCAACTGTGTCGGGAAGAAGGTTATCGATGTTCCGTGGAAAGAGTTAGAGGTTGAGTTAAGAGCTGTTCGTCGTAAAGGGGCGGAAACTGAACCCGCACCAGATGATTGGATATTGCGCAAAAATGATATTTTGATGCTGGTCGGCAAACCAAGAAGTATTGAGAAAGCAGAAGAGTATTTATTACAGGGTTAA
- a CDS encoding SDR family NAD(P)-dependent oxidoreductase, with protein sequence MTTVDTAATAMIIGASSSLSKELARQLANQNVKLILFVQQPEAMQSFAAELNTSVEVLPLSILMPDTAISQIKQAWQQHEGAHLVIINTGVNGYDSSLPWELEQGIINVNVMGFTAISNCVFKLMKEQGYGQIAAINSIAGQRGGPSMAYHASKAYAANYMQGLSMHAQRLKLPITISDIQLGLLDKAALQQNRFLLPPLEKVAKQILTALQKGKRRVYVTKRWRVVAWLNRYLPEYIYNTRHWKSKKKK encoded by the coding sequence ATGACAACTGTCGACACTGCTGCCACCGCAATGATTATCGGTGCAAGTTCTTCATTAAGCAAAGAACTCGCTCGCCAACTGGCTAACCAAAACGTAAAACTGATCCTATTTGTTCAGCAACCTGAAGCCATGCAAAGTTTTGCTGCTGAACTGAATACCAGCGTCGAAGTTTTGCCTTTATCTATTTTAATGCCAGACACTGCTATCTCGCAGATTAAACAGGCATGGCAGCAGCATGAAGGTGCGCACCTGGTGATCATCAACACTGGGGTGAATGGTTACGACTCAAGCCTGCCTTGGGAGTTAGAGCAAGGAATTATTAATGTCAATGTGATGGGCTTTACTGCAATCAGTAATTGCGTATTTAAGCTAATGAAAGAGCAAGGTTACGGTCAAATAGCGGCAATTAACTCCATTGCCGGACAACGCGGCGGCCCAAGTATGGCTTACCATGCATCTAAAGCTTATGCGGCAAATTATATGCAAGGTTTGAGCATGCATGCCCAGCGACTCAAATTACCTATCACTATTAGTGATATTCAATTGGGCTTGTTAGATAAAGCGGCTTTGCAACAAAATCGATTTTTATTGCCCCCACTTGAAAAAGTGGCCAAGCAAATATTAACCGCCTTACAAAAAGGCAAACGCCGTGTATATGTCACTAAACGCTGGCGCGTTGTGGCCTGGTTAAATCGTTATTTACCGGAATATATTTATAATACTCGTCACTGGAAGTCGAAAAAGAAAAAATAA
- a CDS encoding YbaY family lipoprotein translates to MRQILLAAAMLVGLSACQSADDKLTISGEVFYKQRIALPADSVIKIQLQDVSLQDVAAKVVAEYQLSPATGMTQFEFVLPHDAFIAGHTYAISAKITAQDTLWFINARSYQVDVTDPKPIKVLLDLVKK, encoded by the coding sequence ATGAGACAAATATTACTAGCTGCGGCAATGCTTGTAGGCTTATCTGCATGTCAAAGTGCAGATGATAAGCTAACCATTAGCGGCGAAGTGTTTTACAAACAACGTATTGCATTACCTGCTGATTCTGTGATCAAAATCCAATTACAGGATGTGTCATTGCAAGATGTTGCAGCTAAAGTGGTGGCTGAGTATCAGTTAAGCCCCGCCACGGGCATGACACAATTTGAGTTTGTATTGCCACATGATGCATTTATAGCAGGACATACTTATGCTATTAGTGCAAAAATTACTGCCCAAGATACTTTATGGTTTATTAATGCGCGATCTTATCAAGTGGATGTCACTGACCCAAAACCAATCAAAGTTCTGCTTGATTTAGTAAAGAAGTAA